One genomic segment of Caldimonas brevitalea includes these proteins:
- a CDS encoding DUF4397 domain-containing protein, translated as MSEPNRHLPHHGPHHPPHEGAQRPDGGRRTLLAALAAAALAPLAACGGGGDDHHHDDDDAGHEQLPLLRFVNATLEYASLDVFLPDIPDRPASKPVEIDLRNGGTTTPYDSLGAKRHRVRMKSTTFGVEGEVEGEKVFEPDTYTTALAYGGRGTSGKLVFLDENEPAAPDGRHKLRVLHASPLHQALDVYVTPPTMTDLRDEPPALAGIAYGAVTAYKALAVGLLRVHVTAAGSKTVLYRSDPFHPSGSITTLALLPRNDRLHLTELPQGRSAQQHDNVVT; from the coding sequence ATGTCCGAGCCCAACCGCCATCTGCCACACCACGGGCCACACCACCCGCCACATGAGGGCGCCCAGCGCCCGGACGGGGGCCGGCGCACCCTGCTCGCCGCCCTCGCTGCGGCCGCCCTCGCGCCACTGGCCGCCTGCGGCGGCGGCGGCGACGATCACCACCACGACGACGACGACGCGGGGCACGAGCAGCTGCCGCTGCTGCGGTTCGTCAACGCCACGCTCGAGTACGCGTCGCTCGACGTGTTCCTCCCGGACATCCCGGACCGCCCGGCATCGAAACCGGTCGAGATCGATTTGCGCAACGGCGGCACCACCACCCCCTATGACAGCCTGGGCGCCAAACGCCATCGGGTCAGGATGAAGAGCACCACCTTCGGCGTCGAGGGTGAAGTAGAGGGCGAGAAGGTGTTCGAGCCCGACACCTACACCACCGCCCTCGCCTACGGCGGGCGCGGGACGAGCGGCAAACTGGTGTTCCTGGACGAGAACGAGCCGGCGGCGCCAGACGGCCGCCACAAGCTGCGCGTCCTGCACGCTTCGCCGCTGCACCAGGCCCTCGACGTCTATGTGACGCCACCGACCATGACCGATCTGCGCGACGAGCCGCCCGCGCTGGCCGGCATCGCCTATGGCGCCGTGACCGCTTACAAGGCGCTCGCCGTCGGGTTGCTGCGCGTTCACGTCACGGCCGCGGGCAGCAAGACCGTCCTGTACCGCTCCGACCCCTTCCACCCCTCCGGGTCGATCACCACGCTGGCGCTGTTGCCCAGGAACGATCGATTGCACCTCACCGAGCTGCCGCAGGGCCGCAGCGCGCAGCAGCACGACAACGTCGTGACGTGA
- a CDS encoding NUDIX hydrolase, with protein MLPPHLPSHFPAVQAAQALRREQRLPFRIAGQQVGSVSRAHLSLLSGCAPWLQIGSGGVRMDERLRNEVQRSAALCAANQMLRDDGVITGWRDETYAVLPDLDSAPLALIERAASRFWGTLTIGAHLNGYLADDSGRPTHLWIARRSPDKATDPGKLDNLVGAGVPWGETPFEALMRECWEESGLSDSVARGSRFGEQLRVHCDIAEGLQHEALFVYDLELPHDFVPHNVDGEVAEHRLLPVDEVVELLHGHEMTTDAALATLSLLTRHGLVEPAAPCCPSEPAARQAA; from the coding sequence ATGCTGCCGCCCCACCTGCCTTCTCACTTTCCGGCCGTCCAGGCCGCCCAGGCGCTGCGACGCGAGCAGCGCCTGCCGTTCCGCATCGCCGGCCAACAGGTCGGCAGCGTGTCGCGTGCCCATTTGTCGCTGCTGTCGGGCTGCGCGCCGTGGCTGCAGATCGGCTCCGGCGGCGTGCGCATGGACGAGCGGTTGCGCAACGAAGTACAGCGCAGCGCCGCCTTGTGTGCCGCCAACCAGATGCTGCGCGACGACGGGGTCATCACCGGCTGGCGCGATGAAACCTATGCCGTGCTGCCCGATCTCGACAGCGCGCCGCTGGCGTTGATCGAACGCGCCGCCTCGCGCTTCTGGGGCACCTTGACGATCGGCGCCCACCTCAACGGCTACCTGGCAGACGACTCGGGCCGCCCGACCCATCTGTGGATCGCCCGGCGTTCGCCCGACAAGGCCACCGACCCGGGCAAGCTCGACAACCTCGTCGGCGCCGGCGTGCCCTGGGGTGAAACACCGTTCGAGGCGCTGATGCGCGAGTGCTGGGAAGAATCGGGCCTGAGCGACAGCGTCGCCCGGGGTTCGCGCTTCGGCGAGCAACTGCGCGTGCACTGCGACATCGCCGAAGGCTTGCAGCACGAAGCCTTGTTCGTCTACGACCTCGAGCTGCCGCACGACTTCGTGCCGCACAACGTCGACGGCGAGGTGGCCGAACACCGGCTGCTGCCGGTGGACGAGGTGGTCGAGCTGCTGCATGGCCATGAAATGACGACCGACGCGGCGCTCGCCACGTTGAGCCTGCTCACACGGCACGGCCTGGTGGAGCCGGCGGCGCCGTGCTGCCCCAGCGAGCCGGCAGCCCGCCAAGCGGCCTGA
- a CDS encoding phospholipase A translates to MHSRRPALRERPQAVWLPLAAAACVAGASSAWAQAPVQPLSLTSCASVIGDSERLACYDRLAGRPGAEGSKTPAPTPAAPAGVVSQPAPLPAVVTPPAPPAGAADSPVVAVAGTGLQGRRSPSLWSSFWELDRSDKRGTFNFKTYRPNFLLPLHYTDHINRSPSSPTQPSPATQPGYKHLEAKLQLSVRTKIAQSVLLPDADIWFGYTQQSLWQVWNRKESSPFRNTDFEPELIYVVPVPEGLRSLPGGWEFRMLQAGLAHQSNGQTDPLSRSWNRVYLGAGFERGDVTLYGRIHKRLSEDPEDDDNPDLVHYIGRGELALTWVPGQATAALRWRNNLRDLKHGSLQFDWTYPIDRDKPDGLRWYVQAFTGYGETLLDYNFRQTSVGVGLTLFEF, encoded by the coding sequence TTGCATTCTCGCCGGCCGGCCCTGCGCGAGCGTCCCCAGGCCGTGTGGCTGCCGCTCGCCGCGGCAGCGTGCGTTGCGGGCGCTTCCAGCGCCTGGGCGCAGGCGCCGGTGCAACCGCTGAGCCTGACCAGTTGCGCCAGCGTCATCGGCGACAGCGAGCGGCTGGCCTGTTATGACCGATTGGCCGGGCGGCCCGGTGCCGAAGGATCGAAAACGCCGGCGCCCACGCCGGCCGCTCCTGCTGGCGTCGTGTCACAGCCGGCGCCCTTGCCCGCCGTCGTCACACCGCCGGCGCCTCCTGCCGGCGCTGCGGACTCCCCGGTGGTCGCGGTCGCCGGCACCGGTTTGCAGGGGCGGCGCTCGCCCAGTTTGTGGTCGAGCTTCTGGGAACTCGATCGCAGCGACAAGCGCGGCACCTTCAACTTCAAGACCTACCGGCCCAACTTCCTGCTGCCGCTGCACTACACCGACCACATCAACCGCTCGCCCAGCAGCCCGACCCAGCCCAGCCCCGCGACCCAGCCCGGCTACAAGCACCTCGAAGCCAAGCTGCAGCTGTCGGTGCGCACCAAGATCGCGCAGAGTGTGTTGCTGCCCGACGCCGACATCTGGTTCGGCTATACGCAGCAATCGCTGTGGCAGGTGTGGAACCGCAAGGAGTCGTCGCCGTTCCGCAACACCGACTTCGAGCCCGAGCTGATCTACGTGGTGCCCGTGCCCGAGGGCTTGCGGTCGCTCCCGGGCGGCTGGGAGTTCCGGATGTTGCAAGCGGGTCTGGCCCACCAGTCGAATGGCCAGACCGACCCGTTGTCGCGCAGCTGGAACCGGGTCTACCTGGGCGCCGGCTTCGAGCGGGGTGACGTGACGCTGTACGGCCGTATCCACAAGCGCCTGAGCGAAGACCCGGAAGACGACGACAACCCCGACCTGGTGCACTACATCGGGCGCGGCGAACTGGCGCTCACCTGGGTGCCCGGCCAGGCCACCGCGGCACTGCGCTGGCGCAACAACCTGCGCGACCTCAAGCACGGCTCGCTGCAGTTCGACTGGACCTACCCGATCGACCGCGACAAGCCGGACGGGTTGCGCTGGTATGTGCAGGCCTTCACTGGCTACGGCGAAACCTTGCTGGACTACAACTTCCGCCAGACGAGTGTGGGCGTGGGGCTGACGCTGTTCGAGTTTTGA
- a CDS encoding cytochrome b translates to MQTTVPVPGSVRYSGLAIAFHWVLAVAIVVAFCVGFYMTGLSMSPTRLKLYNWHKWAGVVILALSAARLLWRLLKRPPALPDTIVAGMPRWQQVAHHATHGLLYLLFFAVPLVGWAYSSSAGFPIVLFGTVPLPDFVTPDKALAEVLKPIHRWLAYTLASLVVVHIAAALKHHFIDRDGLLARMVPGLR, encoded by the coding sequence ATGCAAACCACCGTCCCGGTTCCCGGCAGCGTCCGCTACAGCGGCCTCGCGATCGCCTTTCACTGGGTGCTGGCGGTGGCCATCGTGGTCGCCTTCTGCGTCGGCTTCTACATGACCGGGCTGTCGATGTCGCCCACCCGGCTGAAGCTCTACAACTGGCACAAATGGGCCGGCGTCGTGATCCTCGCGCTATCGGCCGCGCGGCTGTTGTGGCGTTTGCTCAAGCGCCCGCCGGCGCTGCCCGACACCATCGTCGCCGGCATGCCGCGCTGGCAACAGGTGGCGCACCACGCCACGCACGGTCTGCTGTATCTGCTGTTCTTCGCCGTGCCGCTGGTCGGCTGGGCCTACAGTTCGTCGGCCGGTTTCCCCATCGTGCTGTTCGGCACGGTGCCGCTGCCCGACTTCGTGACGCCCGACAAGGCGCTCGCCGAAGTGCTCAAGCCGATCCACCGCTGGCTCGCCTACACGCTCGCCTCGCTGGTGGTGGTGCACATCGCGGCCGCGCTCAAGCACCATTTCATCGACCGCGACGGACTGCTGGCCCGCATGGTGCCCGGGCTGCGCTGA
- a CDS encoding YceI family protein codes for MTLTLLPRVALVAFAAAAAATPALAQQQKLVPAQSEIVFVSKQMGVPVEGRFQKFDARVAFDPKKPETANIAFSVDLGSAALGAPETEAELVKPSWFNVPKFPQATFQSTGVKPLGGGKFEVAGKLNIKGNARDLVVPVTLSQSGATTNASGAFTLKRLDFKIGEGEWADTSMVANDVQVKFKLALTGVGTL; via the coding sequence ATGACCTTGACCCTCCTGCCCCGCGTCGCGCTCGTTGCCTTTGCCGCCGCCGCGGCCGCAACCCCGGCGCTCGCACAACAACAAAAGCTGGTGCCGGCGCAAAGCGAGATTGTTTTCGTGAGCAAGCAGATGGGCGTGCCCGTGGAAGGCCGTTTCCAGAAGTTCGACGCCCGCGTTGCGTTCGACCCGAAGAAGCCCGAGACGGCCAACATCGCCTTCAGCGTCGACCTCGGCAGTGCCGCCCTCGGCGCGCCGGAAACCGAAGCGGAGCTGGTCAAGCCGTCGTGGTTCAACGTGCCCAAGTTCCCCCAGGCCACCTTCCAGTCCACCGGCGTGAAGCCGCTGGGCGGCGGCAAGTTCGAAGTGGCCGGCAAGCTCAACATCAAGGGCAACGCCCGCGACCTGGTGGTGCCCGTGACGCTGTCGCAAAGCGGTGCCACGACGAACGCCAGCGGCGCGTTCACGCTCAAGCGGCTCGATTTCAAGATCGGCGAAGGCGAATGGGCCGACACCTCGATGGTGGCCAACGATGTGCAAGTGAAATTCAAGCTGGCGCTGACCGGCGTGGGCACCCTCTGA